Proteins co-encoded in one Carassius carassius chromosome 35, fCarCar2.1, whole genome shotgun sequence genomic window:
- the LOC132115641 gene encoding uncharacterized protein LOC132115641, with amino-acid sequence MSALPSDRVSVDPPFTHTGLDVFGPFTVVTRKTRGHNAENKRWAVVFSCLNTRAVHLEVVESLSASSFICALRRFLAVRGPVKHFRSDRGTNFIGAVKELQIDSSGSELKGFLQNQGCTWTFNAPHSSQMGGVWERMIGIARRILEALLMKTPTRLTHEVLTTLMSEVMAIMNSRPLTPISSDAGMPQVLSPAILLTQKASVAPAPPGNFEIGHLHKNQWRQVQMLADSFWKQWKQEYLSTLQPRRKWTEERKSIQEGDIVLLKDGEAKRSEWPIGLIAKTIASSDGKIHKVMVKTAKQGYSEST; translated from the coding sequence ATGTCGGCTTTGCCTTCAGATAGAGTTTCTGTAGATCCACCTTTCACCCACACAGGTCTTGATGTTTTTGGACCATTCACTGTGGTGACACGTAAGACAAGAGGGCATAACGCTGAGAACAAGCGATGGGCTGTCGTATTCAGTTGCTTAAATACCAGAGCAGTTCACTTAGAGGTAGTGGAGTCCCTATCAGCGTCAAGCTTTATTTGTGCTTTGCGTCGCTTCTTGGCTGTCAGAGGACCAGTGAAGCACTTTCGTTCTGACAGGGGGACAAATTTCATTGGAGCAGTCAAGGAACTTCAAATTGACAGTAGCGGCTCAGAGTTGAAAGGCTTCTTGCAGAATCAAGGTTGCACATGGACCTTTAATGCTCCACATTCCTCCCAAATGGGAGGAGTGTGGGAAAGAATGATCGGGATTGCCAGACGTATTCTGGAGGCTCTCTTGATGAAAACTCCCACAAGACTCACGCATGAGGTCTTAACAACTTTAATGTCAGAAGTCATGGCCATTATGAACTCCAGACCCTTAACCCCAATCTCATCAGATGCGGGCATGCCCCAAGTGCTTTCACCAGCAATCCTCTTAACTCAGAAGGCGAGTGTTGCTCCAGCTCCTCCAGGAAATTTTGAGATAGGTCACCTGCACAAAAATCAGTGGCGTCAAGTCCAGATGTTGGCTGATTCATTCTGGAAGCAATGGAAGCAGGAGTACTTGTCCACCTTGCAACCCAGGAGAAAATGGACAGAGGAGAGAAAGAGTATTCAGGAAGGAGACATTGTTCTGTTGAAGGATGGAGAAGCTAAGCGCAGTGAGTGGCCAATTGGTCTCATAGCAAAGACCATAGCCTCATCTGATGGAAAAATTCATAAGGTTATGGTGAAGACTGCTAAGCAGGGGTATTCAGAGAGTACTTAA